Within the Dehalococcoidia bacterium genome, the region ACCCAGAGACGGCCGGAGGCCCAGACAATATCCGAAGCCATCGAAGGTGTGGGCGGAGTTCTCAACGGGGGCACGGATAAAGAGATGACCGTCTACTGGGCCAAAGTAGCCCGTCCGCATTTAGAGCTTGCCTTTGATGTCCTGGGCGATATGATCCGCTGCTCCAGATTTGATCCCGTTGAGACGGAAAAGGAACGCCAGGTGATCATCGAGGAAATCAACATGAGCATGGATTCTCCACAGCAACGTGTGAGCATGCTCATTGACGAAGTCATCTGGCCCGATCAAACGCTGGGACGGGATGTTGCAGGGAGCAAGGAAACGGTGAGTTCGCTCACCCGTGAGACCTTGTTTGATTATCATGCCCGGCAGTATACGCCTTCAGGTATTGTAGTTGCGGTTGCCGGTGATATAAGACATGAGGACGTAGTTCTCACTGCGGACAGGACGTTTGGTGACTGGGCTGCTACCACTCCCGGCCTATGGTTCCCTGCTGAAGATAGTCAAGAGGAGCCTCGCTATCGCAAAGAGTTCAGGGATACAGAGCAGTCCCATCTCTGTCTGGCGCTGAGAGGTCTTTCCAATTCTCATCCGGATCGTTTCAACTTCGATATGTTGAACGTTGTCCTCGGAGGCGGAATGAGCAGCCGCCTCTTTCTGGAGCTTCGAGAACGGAAGGGGCTGGTTTACGATATTCACAGCTACGTGAGTCACTTTCTGGACTCGGGTTCGCTCACGATTTACGCCGGGGTTGAACCGAAGAACATCGAAGCCACAATCGCGGTTATCCTTGAAGAACTGGCCAAACTTAAGGCGCGGGATATTCGCGAGGAAGAGTTTGCCAAGGTCAAGGAAATGGCTAAAGGCCGTCTTTTGCTTGGCATGGAGGATACCCGAAGCGTCTCCGGCTGGATCGGAAGCCAGGAACTTCTGCTAGGGGAAATCAAAACCATCGATGAGATGGTCTCCATCATCGATGCGATCACTATCGACGGGTTAAGAAGAGTGGCAGAGAATCTGTTTCAGCCCAAAGGATTGAGCATGGCAATTGTCGGGCCGAAGTCTGATGAAGGACGGATCAGGCATCTGTTGAACCTCTGATGAGAACAGTTGGGGAATTTTGACATGCCGTTTATCCGGGGATGTTGGCGATGATGGCTTGCTAAGGGTGTTTTTGGTGTGGAAGTAGGTGGGTGAGATTTGATATAATGGAAATTACTTGGGCTCATAGCTCAGTTGGTCAGAGCATCTGCTTTACACGCAGAGGGTCAGAGGTTCGAGTCCTCTTGAGCCCATTGTCAAACACGCTGTTTTGATCCTCTCTATTACAGCGGTTATGGTCATTCAAGCGTTTTCCCCATGTCAACGGCAATCCTCTGAGAAATAGCCCCTGTTGCTCATTTATCGTGGGTTCGTTTATCGGGAATCGAGAGCAGGGCCTGTCTTGTCGAAGCGGTTCGGGCCTGACTCTCGGGAGTATCTACTCGCCATTAAGCCCCATGCTAAAGCTTGACTTCTTTGATGGGCGTGGATATCATCTTAATAACATCTTTCGGCAGGCTTCACGATTAAATGCCGTCAGGAGGCCAGACTCATGAAGTATCAAACTCAGGAGTGGTTGGATGCTATCGTGGCGAAGAGCAGGACGGATGAAGCATATCTGAAGAAAGCCAAAGGGCTGACTGCCAAGCAAAGATCGATCACCCTGGATGCCCCGGGAGGCGTGGATATTCTTATCGCTTGGGAATGGGTGGACGGCAAGGTAGTGAAGGCTAACCGCCAGGAGAAACCCGCCCCCAGTGAGTGGCGCAACTGGAAGAATGAAGACGAATACCTCTCGACTACCATGGGAACCTATGAAAACCTGTCCAAGATCGCCAAGGGAGAGATGAATGCCCAGGTTGCCATGGCCAAGAAGCAATATGTTGTCCATGGGAACATGCTCAAGATATTTGCTAAAATGGGCAAATTCAACGCTTTCGCCGAATTAGTAGCCTCGATTCCGACCGAGTACTAAATTCACTTTTTGTGAGAGGCTTTCCGAATCAACCATGTCGGCCCTCGCCATGGCTTGGCAATCATGCAGGGACATAATGCACCACGCCCCTGAACAGTTGAGCCCAGGCAAGGGCTGGTTTTGATCCATACCCTGCAGGGACAACATTATGCCCGGAGGGAAGCACCTCCGGCTGTTTAGGTGACTAAATCCGAGAAATTTAAAAAGGAGGCTAAACTGTGGAAATCAAGAAGGAAATCATGGAAATGGTCAACAAGCCCGGAAGGATCGGAACACTGAGCACAGCGAACAAGCAAGGCCAACCCAATGTGGCCTATCTGGGCAGCCCCCGTCTTACGCCGGAGGGAACGATGATCCTGGCGCTGGGAAACAATCGAACGCTACGTAATCTGAATGAGAATCCCAATGCTGTCTTCTTCTGTATCGCAGATGGGCCGGTTGCGTTTACAACGCCGGGCTATCGTCTGTATATGAAGGTAAAAGAGATTCAAAATCAAGGGCCGATCCTCGATGGCATAAAGAGCGCCATTGCCAAAATGGGAGCAACCGACGCCGCTAAAATGATGGTAGCCGCGGTGATCTTTGAGGTCACTGAGATTCGTCCAATGGTAGCCAGAGGCTAAAACACTCATCGTAACGATAATTCCTCGATTGGTATGGACGCCGGAGAACCGAAGAGGTTGTCCGGGGTTCATGCTATCGATAGTGTAGGGAATTCAGGGAGGGAAAATTGATCGTCGCCGGATGTGATGTTGGTTCTTTGACGGGTAAAGCCGTAATTATGAAGGATTCGAAGATAGTCTCCAGCGCAATTATGCTGCGCACCGTGAAACCTGAGGACACGGCTAGGATAATTCTGGATCAGGCGCTCACCAAGGCCAAGATGAAGCGGGAAGATATCGAATATCTCGTTGGCACAGGTTATGGCAGAACGAAAATCCCGTTTGCCAACACCAATATTTCAGAGATCACCTGTCATGGGAAAGGGGCTCACTGGCTGGTACCTTCGATAAGAACCATCCTCGATATTGGGGGACAGGACAGCAAGGTAATCTCACTGGATTCAGAAGGGTTCGTTGCCGACTTTGTGATGAACGACAAATGCGCCGCCGGAACGGGAAGGTTTCTGGAGGGTGTGGCAAAGGCGCTGGAAATAAAACTGGAAGAGCTGGGGCCAGTGTCGTTAAAGGCGCACGCTCCATCTCAAATCAGCAGTCAGTGTAGCGTCTTCGCCGAGTCTGAGGTCGTTACCTTGCTGGCTGATGGGGTGGACATCGCCGATATTGTGGCCGGTATTCACAAGGCAATCGCCAGCCGACTCATATCGATGGTCAAAAAAGTGGGCGTCAAGAAGGACTTCACCGTCACCGGCGGTGTGGCCAAGAATGTCGGTGTGGTTAAGTTCCTTGAGGAAGGCCTGGGTGAGAAAGTCATGCATCTGCCGGAGGATCCTCAACTTGTGGGGGCTATAGGCGCTGCTATCTTAGCCCAGGAAAAACTGACCAAAAGCCGCGCGTGAGATCAATAACTTTTCAGGGAGGTTGGCGATATGCAAACCAAGGGAATCAAAATAGCCGTAACCGGCAAGGGCGGCAGCGGCAAGACAATGCTCACTGCCCTGATGACCAAACTCCTGGCAGAGAGAAAAGACCTCAAGATTCTGGCCATCGATGCGGATTCCGCCATCAACTTACCCTACGCGCTGGGGACGAACTTCACCAAGACCGTGGCGGAACTCCGAAGATACATTATTGAAGATCCTTCAGCCAAGGACGAAATGCAAGATAAGCCGATCAAAGCGGTGATGGAGCAAAGCCTTCAGACAGGAAAGGGATTTCAACTTCTGGTGATGGGCCGGCCTGAAGGACCGGGATGTTTTTGCGGTGTCAACGAACTGCTCAAGCACGGAATTGAAACCCTCTCTAAAGACTTTGATGTAACGTTGATTGATTGCGAGGCAGGCCCGGAACAAGTAAACCGCAGGGTGGTTAAGGGGGTGGATTTCCTCATCATCGTGACGGACACGTCGATCAGAGGCGCCCAGGTGGCAGGCGCAATCACCGAGGTGATGGAGCGGGACAAAGATATCCGACCCGCTCATGCAGGCTTGGTTATTAACAGATTCAAGGAAGACGACAAACTCATCAGGGAGATTGCCGACCGGCGCGGCATCGAAATTCTTGCCCATATTCCGGAGGATCCAAACATCACCGAATATGACGGGGCCGGCAAGCCAATCATCGATCTGCCCAATAGCTCGCCGAGCGTCCTGGCCGTTCAAGAGCTGCTTCGTAAGATGAAGTTGTGAAGTGCTCATTTCTTGCATGTGAGGGCATGGTTTTAAGGGCTTGCCATGACCATCCGTTCCAGCCTGGGGAACTCTCCTGATTTAGCTTGGCGCTTTCATCAGCCCTGCTAAGAACAGGCCGCTCTTTGGAATCAAATTGGACGCTGTGCTGCCTTGTAACGGGACTATTGTTGGGATACAATGGATGCAGAGTTATCAGAATCGGACGGTCTCGTTTTTGAGTTATACGGGCCTTCACGTCCACTTTTAACAACGGCTGACGGTAGCATCAGAAGGCTACCGAAGTTATTGGGCAAGCAAAATTTCAGGAGTAGGAGCGCTGACTATGGAAGCATTAGCTCCCTCAAAAGAAGGATCACAGTTCATCAAAGAGGCGGGGGGTGAGGCATTCAAGCTCTGTTACCAGTGCGGTCTATGCGCAGCTACATGTCCGTGGAATATGGTCAGGAACTTTATTCCCCGGCGCATGATCCACGGAACACAACTGGGCTTGTTTGAATCGGACATCGAAGAGTTCTGGCAGTGCACTACCTGCGGGGCATGCGTCAAGCGATGTCCGCGCGGCGTAGAGATCATCGATGTAATGAAGTCGGTGCGACGCATTGTCACTGAGTTCGGTGTTGGCAAGGTCCCCGATTCACTGCGCATCACCGTTAAGAATATCTCCGCCCTGGGCAACCCGCCAGGCGAAGCTCCTGAAAAGCGGGTGGACTGGGCAAAAGGCCTGGACGTCAAATCCTTCACCAAAGACACTGACCTGCTCTATTTCTCCTGTTGCATCCCCGCTTATGACCCTAAAGCTAAGAAGATTGCCCAGTCTACAGCCAGCATCCTCAAGAAATGCGGAGTGGATTTCGGCATATTGAACGGCCAGGAAAACTGCTGCGGAGAGAGCGTCCGCAAGGCGGGGGACGAGCGTGTGTTCCAGACCCTCGCGCAGAACAATATCAATATCATGAATGAGAGCGGCGTCAAAAAGATCCTGGTCAGTTCGCCGCATTGCTATCATACCTTCAAGAACGAATACCCCGAGCTTGGCGGGAAGTTTGAAGTCGTTCATTACACTCAATACATGGCACAACTCATCAAGGAAGGGAAGCTAAAACCAACCAAGCCCATGGCGAAGAAGGTCATATATCAAGATCCGTGCTATCTGGGACGGCACAACGGTATTTATGACGAGCCGAGGGAAGTGCTCAAGAGTATCCCCGGCTTGCAGTTGGTGGAATTCCCTGACGTTCGGGAAAACGCGCTCTGCTGCGGTGGTGGGGGCGGCAGAGTCTGGATGGAAACTGCGGCCGGAGAGCGATTTTCCGAGATCAAGGTAAAGCAGGCGGTTGAAGTCAAAGCTGAGGTGATAGCCGTTGCCTGCCCCTATTGCAAGGTGATGTTTGAAGACGCCATCCTGGTGACCGGCAAGGAAAACGAGATTAAGGTCAAAGATATCTCCGAGCTTATCGATGAAGCAATCGGATAAGAGGTAGCAACAGTGACGATGGAAGATAAAGATATAACCCTTAAGGTGCACGGCGGTAAGACCGGGGCGGTGATGGTAGTGGGAGGAGGAGTCAGCGGAATACAAGCCTCTCTGGATTTGGCCAATTCTGGATACAAGGTCTACCTGGTTGAGGAAGGCCCGGCCATCGGTGGAAAGATGGCGCAGTTAGACAAGACCTTTCCCACCAACGACTGCTCCATGTGCATCCTGTCCCCGAAATTCATTGAGCTGGCCCGGAATCAGAACATCGAGATATTGACTCTTTCCACTGTAGAGGGTATTCAGGGTGAGGCGGGTAATTTCAACGTCTTGGTTCGCAAAAAGCCCCGGTACATCGATGAAGAGAAATGCAACGCCTGCGGAACCTGTGTTGAGTATTGCCCTGTCAAAATTTCCGATCCTTACAATGAAAACCTGAACATCCACCGATGTATCTATATTCCATTCCCTCAGGCGGTTCCAGCCCTTTATCTGATCGATCCTGCCCAATGCGTCTTTATGCAGCGAACCGAGTGCAAAATATGTGCACCGACCTGCAAGGTGAAGGCCATCGATTTCAAACAGCAAGAGAAGCAACTGGAAATCGAGGTTGGCGCTGTGATCCTGGCCCCCGGCTATGAGAAGTTTGATCCTGAGACCAAGTCGGAATACGGTTATGGAACCCGGGCCAACATCGTTACCAGCCTGGAGTTCGAGCGCATGCTCAGTGCCTCCGGCCCCTTCAAAGGAGAAGTGAAGCGCCCATCGGACAAGAAACACCCCAAGAAAATCGCCTGGATGCAATGCATCGGCTCAAGAGACACAGTCAGCGGCAACACCTATTGCTCGGCCGTTTGCTGTATGTATTCCACCAAGCAATTGATCATCGCCAAAGAGCATGATCCGGCGCTTGAGGCGACCATTTTCTATAACGATATCCGAGCCTACGGAAAGGGCTTTGAACGATATTATGAGAGAGCCAAGGCCATGCCCGGCGTCCGGTATATCTGGAACATGCCGGCCATCACCCGGGAGATTCCGGGGAGCAAGAATATCGCCATCCGGTATGTTGTCAACGGAAAAGAGACCAAAGAAGAGGAGTTTGATCTTGTGGTTCTGTCCGTTGGCCTTTGCTCCACTCCGGGAATAAAGGAACTGGCCAACAAATTATCCGTCGATATCGATAAATACGGCTTCTGTAAAACCGATAACTTCACCCCCGTCGAGACCTCAAGACCGGGAATTTATGTTTCTGGCGTCTTTCGCGGCCCGATGGATATCCCCGAGTCTGTAATGACGGCCAGCGGCGCGGCAGCGGCCGCCTCCCAGCTTCTCTCTGAATCCAGAGGGACGCTGATGAAGACCAAAGAGTATCCGCCGGAACGGGATATATCAGGCGAGGAGCCGAGGGTTGGAGTGTTTGTCTGTCATTGCGGCACCAACATTGCCGGGGTAGTCAGCGTTCCCAAGGTAGTACAGTTTGCCAAGAAATTGCCTGATGTGGTTCATGCCGAAGACACCGTTTTTGCCTGCTCCATCGATTCGGCCAAGCATATTAGCGAGACGATCAAGGAAAAGGGTCTCAATCGCGTGGTTGTAGCCGCCTGTACGCCCAGAACGCATGAGCCCGTCTTCCAGGAAACGCTCCGGGAGGCCGGTTTGAATCCGTTCCTGTATGAGCAGGCCAATATCCGCGAACATTGTTCCTGGGTACACATGGAAGACAAGAAGGCGGCGACGCTCAAAGCGCAGGAGTTGGTGCGAATGGCGGTGGCCAAGGTCAGACTGGTTGAGCCGCTTCAGCGAGTCTCGCTCAGCTTGAACCACACCGCTCTGGTGATCGGCGGCGGCATTGCCGGAATGACGAGTGCCCTGAACTTGGCGGACCAGGGATTCGAGGTTCATCTGGTAGAGAAGGAATCCCACTTGGGAGGTATGGCCAAACGCATCCACTACACACTTGAAGGCAGTGAGGTTCAACCGTTCCTCCACGGCCTCATCAAGAAAGTGAAAGGGAATTCGCTGATCCACGTCCATACCGGCTCGGTGATTACCAAGGCTTACGGGTGCGTGGGTAATTTTGTCAGCACCATCGGGGGACCTCAGGGAGATGCGAAGGACATCGAACATGGCGTGGCCATTCTGGCCATCGGCGGCCAGGAATTCAAGCCCAATGAATATCTCTATGGAAAAGACCCGCGCGTCCTGACGCAACTGGAACTGGAAGATGCCATCGTTCAGAAAAATGAGAGGGTGACCGGTGCGCAAAGCATGGTAATGATTCAGTGCGTGGGATCCAGAGACAAGGAGCACCCTTATTGCAGCCGAATCTGCTGCAGCCAGGCCATCAAGAATGCCATCAAACTGAAAGAGGTCAATCCGGAGATGGAGATTTACGTTCTTCATCGAGATATGCGAACCTACAGCCTCAAAGAGGACTATTATCGTGAAGCTGCGGAGCGGGACGTGAAGTTCATCCGCTTCGATGCGGAAAACAAGCCCCAGATGGAGATTGCGCAAGCTGACGGCAAAGAGATTCTGAGGATCACCGTCGTTGACCGTTTACTCGGCGAACTGATCGAGATCGATGCCGATATCCTGACGCTGAGTACGGCGGCACTGGCTCCCTCCAACATCAAAGAGCTCTCGCAACTATACAAAGTGCCGGTGAACGAAGATGGATTCTTCCTGGAAGCTCACATGAAGCTCAGACCGGTCGATTTTGCCACCGATGGCGTTTTTATGTGCGGACTGGCCCATAATCCCAAGCTGATCGAGGAGTCGATCGCCCAGGCCAGGGCGGCCGCATCGCGGGCTACCACAGTATTGGCCAAGGAGAGCGTAACGGGTGAGGGCATTGTCTGCTACGTGAACAAAGATGTCTGCGGCGGATGCGGAGTCTGCGAGATATTGTGTCCGTATTCGGCTATTACAGTCGACAAGACGGAGAAGCTGGCCGAAGTGAATGCAGGCATCTGCAAGGGGTGCGGAACATGCGCTGCCGCTTGCCCCTCCGGCGCAGCCCAGCAAAAGGGCTTCCGGAAAGACCAGATATCCTCGATGATCAGCGCGGCTTTGGAGGTATAGAATATGGGCAGCATGGATGCATTCGAGCCCAAAATCATCGGCTTATGTTGCAACTGGTGTACCTATGCCGGGGCCGACCTGGCAGGGGTTAGCCGGATTCAATATCCGCCCAACTTCAGAATGGTCAGACTGATGTGCTCCGGCGCAGTCGATCCGGTATACATCCTGGAAGCTTTTCAGAAGGGCGCCGACGGCGTATTTATTGGCGGTTGCCATATCGGAGACTGCCACTATATTTCCGGAAATCACAAGACTCTGAAGAGAATTGCCCTCACCAAGAAATTACTCGATCAAATGGGAATCGATCCCAAGAGATTAAGGCTGGAGTGGATATCGGCGGCAGAAGGTCCCCGGTTCGCCCAATTAGTGACCGAGTTCACCAGAGAAATTAAAGAGCTGGGGCCGAGCACTTTGAAACCATCGGCCAAGGAATCCAAACCGGAAGAGCCAATCCCTGCGAAACAACCGGCAGGGGTGCACACGTAGGTGAATCCCACAGGAAGGAGCCACAATGGGAAAACTTAAAATAGCAGGCTACTGGGCATCAAGCTGCGGTGGCTGTGAGATTGCGACCCTGGAGATCGGAGAGAAGATTGTCGAACTGGCTCAGGTGGCTGATATTGTATTCTGGCCTGCCCTCGTTGACTTCAAATACCAGGATGTGGAAAAGATGCCCGATAAGAGCATCGATGTCTGCCTTTTCAACGGGGCCATTCAGACTTCCGATAACGAACACCTCGCCAAGCTGATGCGAGCCAAGTCCAAGGTGTTGGTGGCCTATGGCTCCTGCGCTTATGAAGGATGCATCCCTGGCCTGGCCAACATGTCGAACCGGGAGGGTGTATTCCAGCGGGTGTACTTCGATACGGAATCTACTGTCAACCCAAATAAAATCCTCCCCCAGACCAGTTGTAAGGTGCCCGAAGGTGAACTGGAGTTGCCCGAGTTTTATGACACGGTGAGAACCCTGGCCCAGACGGTGGAGGTGGATTATTTCGTGCCCGGCTGTCCCCCCGTGGGAAAGCAGACATGGGCCGTGCTGGAGGCCATCATTCAAGGGAAGCTCCCGCCTCCCGGGAGTGTCGTTGGGGCGGGCAGGCAAATCCTCTGCGAAGAATGCCCTCGAACCAGAGAGGAGAAAAAGCTAAAGGCCATTTATCGCCCTCACGAGATCATCGCGGACCCGGAGAAGTGTCTTCTGGAACAGGGACTTCTCTGTGCCGGAATCGCTACCCGAGAGGGATGCGGGGCGCTCTGCCCCAAAGCAGGCATGCCCTGCACGGGGTGTTACGGCCCGCCGGAAGGGGTCAACGACCAGGGCGCTCGATTCCTGAGCGCGGTGGCTTCCATCATCGACTCCGACGACCCGGTGGAGATCAATCGAATCCTCGATTCGATCCGCGATCCGGTGGGAACCTTCTATCGCTACAGCCTGCCGAATTCCATTCTGAAGAGGTCAGTGATCCGATGAAGAAAATAAGCATTGATCCCGTTACGCGACTCGAAGGCCACGGCAAGATCGAGATTTTCCTCGATGACGCTGGCGAGGTGGCCAACGCTTATGTCCAGATCCCGGAGCTGAGGGGATTCGAGAAGTTCTGCGAAGGGCGTCTGGTGGAGGATTTACCTCAGATCACCGAGCGCATCTGCGGCGTCTGCCCCGAGGCTCATCACATGGCCTCCGTGAAGGCAGTTGATGCAGTCTTTCAGGTTGACCCGCCTCCGGCGGGAAAGATGCTCCGCGAGCTTCTTTACAGCGCTTTCTATGTGGCTGACCACACCACGCATTTCTACATTCTCAGCGGGCCGGATTTCGTCATCGGTCCGGAGGCGCCCCCTGCCGAGCGCAATATCCTGGGAATCATTGCCAAGCTGCCGGAGGTAGCGCTTAAAGTGGTCCAGACGCGGCAGATGGGTCACGAGATTATCGAGATGGTAGGAGGGAGGAAGGTTCACCCCTGCGGCGCGATACCCGGCGGAATGAGCCACGGACTCAAAGAGGATCAGCGCAAGCAGATCGAGGAAATGGGCCGTTCCATGCTGGAGTTTGCCAAGTTGACCATCAAGGTGTTCGACGACGTGGTTTTGGCCAACAAAGCTTATGTCGACATGATTTTGAGTGAGGAATATACTCACCGCACCTACTATATGGGACTGGTGGATGAAAAGAACAGGGTCAACTTCTATGACGGAAAAGTTCGGGTAGTCGATCCCAACGGCAAGGAGTTCATCAAATACTCACCCAATGAGTATCTGGAACATATCGCCGAAGGCGTGGAACCCTGGTCATACCTCAAATTCCCTTATCTCAAGAATGTGGGATGGAAGGGACTCACCGATGGAATCGAGAGCGGCGTTTACCGGGCTACGCCTCTTTCCCGCCTCAACGCCGCTGACGGCATGGCCACTCCTCTGGCACAGGAGCAATACGAGAGGATGTATGCCACTCTCGGAGGAAAGCCGGTTCATGCCACATTGGCCACTCACTGGGCCCGTATCATCGAACTGCTGTATGCTGCCGAGCGCCTGATGGAACTGGTCACCGATCCTGAGATCACCAGCCCCAACTATCGCGTGATTCCGACGGCAACGCCGAAGGAAGGGGTGGGAATTGTGGAAGCGCCACGGGGTACGCTAACCCACCACTATGTCACCGATGAACATGGCGTGGTTCAGCGGGCCAACCTCATTGTGGGGACGACCAATAACAATGCAGCCATCTCGATGTCAGTCAAGAAAGCTGCCCAGGGATTGATCAAGGGTGGAAAGACTGTAACCGAAGGGCTGCTCAACAGGATCGAGATGGCTTTCCGCGCTTACGATCCCTGCTTTGGCTGCGCCACCCACTCTCTGCCGGGACAAATGCCGCTGGAAGTCACCATCCGCAACTCCAAGGGCGAGATCGTCAATAAAATATCGAGGTCCTGAGGTTTCTGAAAAGAGAAAAAAAGGAGGCCCCCTTAGCGAACTGAGGGGCCTCCTTTTTTGTGCGGTGAGATTGCAGGCTGGCTTTGCTTTGTTAGCGAAACCGACCGACGGCAATGTAGATCGCGCCTGCCAGGGCCAAAATGCCGAATAGACTGACGTAGAAGCCCATGGCAACTCCGATAGCGTAGGCTGCCAGCACACTAGTGCCGGCTATTACCTCCAGACCGCGCCCCCTTTTTCGATTGACGCTGCGACTGACCATGTCGCCGATGATCTGCCCGGTGACTAGCACCATCAAGTAGAAGAAGAACAGAAGAGAATCCCCGATAATCCCCAGAACAGCCCCGCAAATACCGGCCAATGCTAGACCCACACCAACTGCCTTGAGATGATCTAAAAACGAGACCTGAAAGATAGGCAAACGAGTAACCTTGGCACAACCGGGACAGCGGGCGCCGACGGGTGTTTGTACAGAGCACTTCGGACAAATAGGTGTTTCGCACTTGCCGCAGCGGAGATTGGTTTCTACCTTTGAGTGGCGTGTGCAATACATCTGATGTCCTTTGTTTTAAGGAGTTTTTCCTGCAAGGCGTTGTTTTCGCAGAGCAACGAGCTGATCGATGGTTTTCTGAGGCACGTCCGTCTGGCCGATTCGGGTGCCATCGCCTTCAAATCCATGATAATCGCTGCCGCCGCAAGGTATGAGGCCATAGCGACGAGCCACTTCGCGCAACCTGGCTATGGTTTCCGAAGTGTAATCTTTGTAATAGACTTCCATGCCGATAAGGCCTGCTTTCTTGAGATTGGGAATAATGGTGTCCAGGCCCATCATCTTCGCCGGATGGGCCAGAACTGCCAGTCCGCCCGTCTTTGTGATCAATTCGATCGTCTCAACAGGGCTTAGCTTTTCCCGCTCCACAAATGCTGGCCCGCCGTCGTCTATATAGCGCTCGAACGCCTCATTGATTGAAGATACATGACCATACTCCACCAGAGCTTGAGCGATGTGTGGTCTTCCGATTGAGGCTTCCCCGGCTATTTTGGCTACATATTCCCAGGGAACCCGAATCCCCAGAGCATCCAGCTTGGATAGCATTTGCTTTCCCCGGCTGGTTCTGGAGTCGCGAAGCAGATTCAGTTTGGTGGACAGCTCAGCGGAGTGGTGATCGATAAAGTAGCCCAGGATGTGCATCTCATCCGGGGAGACATCCGCTCCCATTTCCACACCGGGGATAACCAGCAGTCCGGGAAACTTGCGGGCCTCCTCCAAAGCCATCGCTATTCCTTCAACTGAATCATGATCGGTGATGGCAATGGCAGTCATTCCCAGTTCCGCTGCTCGGGCAACTATCTCTGTAGGACTGAACCGCCCGTCCGAGGCCGTCGTATGGATATGAAGATCGATGTTCATGATTCCGGCAATTCGGTGTCGATGCGCGTGATCCTTGTTGCCCGGCCGCTGTCCTCAATCTCCACCAATACTGAGTTAAAGATAACAGGCCCCTTGCCGACGGATAACATATGGGGCATCTGGGTGAGAAACCGGTGAATTGCACCTTCGGCATCATCACCAATAACAGAATTCTTAGGCCCCACCATGCCGATATCGGTGACGAATGCGGTGCCTTTGGGCAGTACTCGGGCATCAACAGTGCCCACGTGTGTGTGTGTCCCTACTACTGCGCTGACCCGACCATCCAGATACACCCCCAGGGCATTCTTCTCGGAAGTAGCTTCCGCATGAAAATCGATCAGAACGATTCTGGGCTTGGGGTTGCCCTCATTAAGGAGACGATCCATTGCTTGAAAAGGACAATCCATGCCACCCATAAATACGCGTCCCAGAAGACTCACCACCATCACCTGACCA harbors:
- a CDS encoding pitrilysin family protein → MYQKTVLNNGLRIVTGHMPHVRSVSICIFVGAGSRYELPDQAGISHFVEHLLFKGTQRRPEAQTISEAIEGVGGVLNGGTDKEMTVYWAKVARPHLELAFDVLGDMIRCSRFDPVETEKERQVIIEEINMSMDSPQQRVSMLIDEVIWPDQTLGRDVAGSKETVSSLTRETLFDYHARQYTPSGIVVAVAGDIRHEDVVLTADRTFGDWAATTPGLWFPAEDSQEEPRYRKEFRDTEQSHLCLALRGLSNSHPDRFNFDMLNVVLGGGMSSRLFLELRERKGLVYDIHSYVSHFLDSGSLTIYAGVEPKNIEATIAVILEELAKLKARDIREEEFAKVKEMAKGRLLLGMEDTRSVSGWIGSQELLLGEIKTIDEMVSIIDAITIDGLRRVAENLFQPKGLSMAIVGPKSDEGRIRHLLNL
- a CDS encoding pyridoxamine 5'-phosphate oxidase family protein; the protein is MEIKKEIMEMVNKPGRIGTLSTANKQGQPNVAYLGSPRLTPEGTMILALGNNRTLRNLNENPNAVFFCIADGPVAFTTPGYRLYMKVKEIQNQGPILDGIKSAIAKMGATDAAKMMVAAVIFEVTEIRPMVARG
- a CDS encoding acyl-CoA dehydratase activase, which gives rise to MIVAGCDVGSLTGKAVIMKDSKIVSSAIMLRTVKPEDTARIILDQALTKAKMKREDIEYLVGTGYGRTKIPFANTNISEITCHGKGAHWLVPSIRTILDIGGQDSKVISLDSEGFVADFVMNDKCAAGTGRFLEGVAKALEIKLEELGPVSLKAHAPSQISSQCSVFAESEVVTLLADGVDIADIVAGIHKAIASRLISMVKKVGVKKDFTVTGGVAKNVGVVKFLEEGLGEKVMHLPEDPQLVGAIGAAILAQEKLTKSRA
- a CDS encoding AAA family ATPase, encoding MQTKGIKIAVTGKGGSGKTMLTALMTKLLAERKDLKILAIDADSAINLPYALGTNFTKTVAELRRYIIEDPSAKDEMQDKPIKAVMEQSLQTGKGFQLLVMGRPEGPGCFCGVNELLKHGIETLSKDFDVTLIDCEAGPEQVNRRVVKGVDFLIIVTDTSIRGAQVAGAITEVMERDKDIRPAHAGLVINRFKEDDKLIREIADRRGIEILAHIPEDPNITEYDGAGKPIIDLPNSSPSVLAVQELLRKMKL
- a CDS encoding (Fe-S)-binding protein, producing MEALAPSKEGSQFIKEAGGEAFKLCYQCGLCAATCPWNMVRNFIPRRMIHGTQLGLFESDIEEFWQCTTCGACVKRCPRGVEIIDVMKSVRRIVTEFGVGKVPDSLRITVKNISALGNPPGEAPEKRVDWAKGLDVKSFTKDTDLLYFSCCIPAYDPKAKKIAQSTASILKKCGVDFGILNGQENCCGESVRKAGDERVFQTLAQNNINIMNESGVKKILVSSPHCYHTFKNEYPELGGKFEVVHYTQYMAQLIKEGKLKPTKPMAKKVIYQDPCYLGRHNGIYDEPREVLKSIPGLQLVEFPDVRENALCCGGGGGRVWMETAAGERFSEIKVKQAVEVKAEVIAVACPYCKVMFEDAILVTGKENEIKVKDISELIDEAIG